Proteins encoded in a region of the Diospyros lotus cultivar Yz01 chromosome 9, ASM1463336v1, whole genome shotgun sequence genome:
- the LOC127810102 gene encoding elongation of fatty acids protein 3-like yields MTMSTLRHYLSEHPLIVGFRWSHAQSWGSTWSFLFTSISLYVLLSLLLHLLLSLLRPSRRPVPLGPIPALHSLCMALISATIFTGILFSAAAEIRDTRWFWRRSKTTPFQWLLCFPLGTRPSGRVFFWSYVFYLSRFLHAFRTLVAILRRRKLSFFRLFHHSILIAMSFLWLEFSQSFQVLAILLTTCVYSVVYGYRFWTAVGLPGACSFPFVVSCQMLVLGSNIVCHVGVLLMHLMKGGCNGIGAWLFNSVLNAAILFLFLNFYVKKMHLQLLVNNNRSKPKVVVTKKATAT; encoded by the coding sequence ATGACGATGTCGACGCTTAGGCATTACCTGTCGGAGCACCCGCTGATCGTGGGTTTCCGCTGGAGCCACGCCCAATCCTGGGGCTCCACTTGGTCCTTCCTCTTCACCTCCATCTCCCTGTACgtcctcctctctctcctcctccaCCTCCTCCTCTCCCTCCTCCGACCTAGCCGCCGCCCTGTCCCCCTCGGTCCCATTCCCGCCCTCCACTCCCTCTGCATGGCCCTCATCTCCGCCACTATCTTCACCGGCATCCTGTTCTCAGCCGCCGCCGAGATCCGCGACACCCGCTGGTTCTGGCGCCGCTCCAAGACCACCCCATTCCAATGGCTTCTCTGCTTCCCCCTCGGCACCCGCCCCTCCGGCCGCGTCTTCTTCTGGTCCTACGTCTTCTATCTCTCCCGCTTCCTCCACGCCTTTCGCACCCTCGTCGCCATCCTGCGCCGCCGCAAGCTCTCCTTCTTCCGCCTCTTCCACCACTCCATCCTCATCGCCATGTCCTTCCTCTGGCTCGAATTCTCCCAATCCTTCCAGGTGCTGGCCATCCTGCTCACCACCTGCGTCTACTCCGTGGTATACGGCTACAGGTTCTGGACGGCGGTGGGGCTGCCGGGCGCCTGCAGCTTCCCGTTCGTGGTGAGCTGCCAGATGCTGGTCCTGGGGTCCAACATTGTGTGCCATGTGGGAGTGCTCTTGATGCACTTGATGAAGGGCGGGTGCAACGGCATCGGGGCCTGGCTGTTCAACTCCGTCCTCAATGCTGCCattctcttccttttcctcaACTTCTACGTTAAGAAGATGCATCTCCAGCTCCTCGTCAACAACAACAGATCAAAGCCAAAGGTCGTAGTCACTAAGAAGGCCACCGCAACATAG
- the LOC127810171 gene encoding probable calcium-binding protein CML41 yields the protein MEPAAAAAAPSRVPKSFGCLPHRGLKLSLHRLKSSKSSSSTSSSSPRTPTQKNNSNSSREDEFRQVFHCFDSDNDGKISALELRAYFGSVGEYMSHEEAQSVIDDLDADGDNLVDLKDFLKLMMKKEGEEDIIKAAFEMFECEKGCGRITPKGLQRVLSRLGDPKSYNECVAMIQVFDTDGNGELDLREFHQMMASP from the coding sequence ATGGaaccagcagcagcagcagcggcaCCTAGTAGAGTTCCAAAATCTTTTGGCTGTCTTCCTCACCGAGGTCTCAAGTTAAGCCTCCATCGTCTGAAGTCGTCAAAGTCCAGCTCCTCAACTTCTTCGAGCTCTCCCCGAACTCCAACGCAGAAAAATAACAGTAACAGCAGTCGGGAAGACGAATTTAGGCAAGTTTTTCATTGTTTCGACAGCGACAACGACGGCAAGATCTCAGCTCTGGAGCTGAGAGCTTATTTTGGATCGGTAGGCGAGTACATGTCGCACGAGGAGGCTCAAAGCGTGATCGACGATCTCGACGCCGACGGAGATAACCTAGTAGACTTGAAAGATTTTCTGAAGCTGATGATGAAGAAGGAAGGGGAGGAAGACATAATAAAGGCAGCCTTTGAGATGTTTGAATGCGAGAAAGGGTGCGGGCGGATAACCCCCAAGGGCTTGCAGAGAGTGCTGTCTCGCCTCGGTGACCCTAAATCCTACAACGAGTGCGTCGCCATGATTCAAGTCTTTGATACCGACGGCAATGGGGAGCTCGACCTTCGCGAGTTTCATCAGATGATGGCTTCACCTTGA